The genomic stretch TAAAGATAAAACACGTGATCGTGTGCGGCCACTATGGTTGCGGAGGCATCAAAGCGGCCATGAGCAGCCGGGATTTCAAGCCGGTATTGAATATGTGGCTGAGAAACATAAAGGACGTCTACCATATTTACCGGGATGAGCTGGATAAAATAGATAATGAAGAAACAAGGACTGACAGGCTGGTAGAACTGAATGTGGCGGAACAGGTAACCCACCTGGCCCAAACTTCCATTATCCAGCGGGCATGGCAAAAACAATCAGGGCCGCATTTGCACGGGTGGGTGTATGGTTTGAAAGACGGTTTGATAAACCCTGTGCTGGAAATGCCCCCCGGATCTTATATCGATCCCCTGTACACGTACGAAGATCTATAGTCCTTTTACTTTTTTGATCTGAATTTATTGATGGCGTTTTTTGTAAACGTACCCAGCACCAGTTTCCCGCTGATGGCCGCCCTTTCCTTCAGCATTTCATCCCAGTGCTCGGTCCCCTTCCAGAATATTTTTTTCATTTCAGCCATCGCTGCCGGGTTTGAATGAGCCAGGGTGTCTGCCAGTCGGTAAACGGCCTCGTCCATGTTTTCGATACTATCGTGTACTTCAGCAAACAGTCCTTTTTTTCTTGCCCACTCGGTATTGCGCCAGTTGCCGGCATCAATGGCCAGGGCGCTGAAGGCGGATGTTCCGATCTTTCTTTCCACCGCCGGACCAACCACGAAGGGTCCGATACCAACAGCCAGTTCACTTAATTTTATCTCGGCGCCGGTGGTTGCTATTGCATAGTCAACGGCGCTTGCCAATCCCACTCCGCCACCAACACATTTTCCCTGGATGCGGCCAATGATGAATTTGGGGCATTTGCGCATGGCGTTTATCACATGCGCAAAACCACTGAAGAACTTCAATCCTTCTGCTTCGGTTTTAATGCCAACCAGTTCATCGAAACTTGCACCGGAACAAAATGTTTTTTCCCCCGCGCTTTTTAAAATGATGACCCGCGTATCGTCATGGGTCCCGGCAAAATGAATTTCCTTGGCCAGCTCTTCCAGAATCTTACCGGGGAGGCTGTTGCTCTGCGGATGAAAGAACTCAATGGTATTGATGCCGTGTTCAATATGGGATCTTACGTAGGCTTCCATAAAACTGATTTTCGTAACAAAGCTATAAAACCGGGACCAGTTTTCATTCGCCATATAAAATTATCTTTGACAGCATGAAACGCCTGGCTGTATTACTGCGGTTTGT from Chitinophagaceae bacterium encodes the following:
- a CDS encoding enoyl-CoA hydratase/isomerase family protein; its protein translation is MEAYVRSHIEHGINTIEFFHPQSNSLPGKILEELAKEIHFAGTHDDTRVIILKSAGEKTFCSGASFDELVGIKTEAEGLKFFSGFAHVINAMRKCPKFIIGRIQGKCVGGGVGLASAVDYAIATTGAEIKLSELAVGIGPFVVGPAVERKIGTSAFSALAIDAGNWRNTEWARKKGLFAEVHDSIENMDEAVYRLADTLAHSNPAAMAEMKKIFWKGTEHWDEMLKERAAISGKLVLGTFTKNAINKFRSKK
- a CDS encoding carbonic anhydrase, which produces MTPYEKLLTDNKTWAKEQLKTDPAFFKRLSSIQTPDFLWIGCSDSRVPADKITGTQPGEIFVHRNIANMVVHTDVNLLSVLDYAVNHLKIKHVIVCGHYGCGGIKAAMSSRDFKPVLNMWLRNIKDVYHIYRDELDKIDNEETRTDRLVELNVAEQVTHLAQTSIIQRAWQKQSGPHLHGWVYGLKDGLINPVLEMPPGSYIDPLYTYEDL